One part of the Conexibacter woesei Iso977N genome encodes these proteins:
- the cysT gene encoding sulfate ABC transporter permease subunit CysT, whose protein sequence is MGVATITGRARARVGERAGSRSLTGLGVGIVTLWLSLIVLLPLAALTAKSLDGGLGHFWDSISSRQAVAALKFTVIISVVVAAINAIAGLAIAWTLVRDDFPGRKFVNAVIDLPFAMPTIVAGITLLALWGPQSPVGVNLAFTQVAVALALLFVTLPFGVRAVQPVLMELDQEMEQAAASLGAGPWRVFRSIILPALGPAILSGAALAFARAVGEFGSIVLISGNRPFDTQVSSVFIFKQIESDNPSGAAAVSVLLLLVSLVMLIALRAIEYWGNRHDH, encoded by the coding sequence ATGGGCGTCGCGACGATCACCGGACGAGCGCGCGCCCGCGTGGGCGAGCGCGCCGGCTCCCGGTCCCTCACGGGGCTGGGCGTCGGCATCGTCACGCTGTGGCTGAGCCTGATCGTGCTGCTGCCGCTGGCGGCGCTGACCGCGAAGTCGCTGGACGGCGGCCTCGGCCACTTCTGGGACTCGATCAGCAGCCGTCAGGCCGTCGCGGCGCTCAAGTTCACGGTGATCATCTCGGTGGTCGTCGCGGCCATCAACGCGATCGCCGGCCTGGCGATCGCGTGGACGCTCGTGCGCGACGACTTCCCGGGGCGCAAGTTCGTCAACGCGGTCATCGACCTGCCGTTCGCGATGCCGACGATCGTCGCGGGCATCACGCTGCTGGCGCTCTGGGGCCCGCAGTCGCCGGTCGGCGTCAACCTCGCGTTCACGCAGGTCGCGGTCGCGCTGGCGCTGCTGTTCGTGACGCTGCCGTTCGGCGTGCGCGCGGTGCAGCCGGTGCTGATGGAGCTCGACCAGGAGATGGAGCAGGCCGCGGCGTCGCTGGGCGCGGGGCCGTGGCGGGTCTTCCGCTCGATCATCCTGCCCGCGCTCGGGCCCGCGATCCTGAGCGGTGCCGCGCTGGCCTTCGCCCGCGCGGTCGGCGAGTTCGGCTCGATCGTCCTGATCTCCGGCAACAGGCCGTTCGACACGCAGGTGTCGTCGGTGTTCATCTTCAAGCAGATCGAGAGCGACAACCCGTCCGGCGCCGCGGCGGTGTCGGTCCTGTTGTTGTTGGTGTCGCTCGTCATGCTGATCGCCCTGCGCGCGATCGAGTACTGGGGGAACCGGCATGACCATTAG
- the cysW gene encoding sulfate ABC transporter permease subunit CysW, with the protein MTISAPGRIGLRIVALGYLALLLLVPIGVVLYRTFEPGLGAVIDSITTPAAVSAFWLTVEIAAIAVPLNTIFGIVAALLLVRSNVRGKRLLEAVIDLPFAISPVVIGLALFLLYGREGWFGPTLSNAGIQIIFSVPGMVLATIFVCLPFVVREVTPVLREIGDEQEQAAATLGASRTQTFLRVTLPAIRWGVAYGIVLSTARAIGEFGAVSVVSGKIAGETITLPLLVENRYSNFDLAGAYAASALLAVIALATLLVMTVLQRKGDAR; encoded by the coding sequence ATGACCATTAGCGCCCCAGGCCGGATCGGCCTGCGCATCGTCGCGCTCGGCTACCTCGCGCTGCTGCTGCTGGTCCCGATCGGCGTCGTGCTGTACCGGACGTTCGAGCCGGGCCTCGGCGCGGTGATCGACTCGATCACGACGCCCGCGGCGGTCAGCGCGTTCTGGCTGACGGTCGAGATCGCGGCGATCGCGGTCCCGTTGAACACCATCTTCGGGATCGTCGCGGCGCTGCTGCTCGTGCGCTCCAACGTCAGGGGCAAGCGGCTGCTGGAGGCCGTGATCGACCTGCCGTTCGCGATCTCGCCGGTCGTCATCGGCCTCGCGTTGTTCCTGCTCTACGGGCGCGAGGGCTGGTTCGGCCCGACGCTCAGCAACGCCGGGATCCAGATCATCTTCAGCGTGCCGGGCATGGTCCTGGCGACGATCTTCGTCTGCCTGCCGTTCGTCGTGCGCGAGGTCACGCCCGTGCTGCGCGAGATCGGCGACGAGCAGGAGCAGGCGGCCGCGACGCTCGGCGCGTCGCGCACGCAGACGTTCCTGCGTGTGACGCTCCCGGCGATCCGCTGGGGCGTGGCCTACGGCATCGTGCTCTCGACCGCGCGGGCCATCGGCGAGTTCGGCGCGGTCAGCGTCGTCTCGGGCAAGATCGCGGGGGAGACGATCACGCTCCCGCTGCTGGTCGAGAACCGCTACTCGAACTTCGACCTGGCCGGCGCGTACGCGGCGTCGGCCCTTCTCGCCGTCATCGCGCTCGCGACCCTGCTCGTGATGACGGTCCTGCAACGCAAGGGTGATGCACGATGA
- a CDS encoding sulfate/molybdate ABC transporter ATP-binding protein: MIAVSDVNKHYGDFHALHDVSIDIAPGKLTALLGPSGSGKSTLLRVIAGLEVPDSGRVIIEDQDVTNVPPQRRDIGFVFQHYAAFKHMTVRDNVAFGLKVRKRPKNEITAKVDELLGIVGLAGYQERYPSQLSGGQRQRMALARALAIEPKVLLLDEPFGALDAKVRAELRAWLRRLHEEVDVTTVLVTHDQEEAMELADRIVVLNDGRIQQVGAPREVYDNPANEFVMGFLGPVARLGGGLVRPHDLVLKPDPESGAIEAQVTRVVHLGFEVRVELELAGDGAVAAQLTRSEAEQLELAEGDIVYVRPDTHAELTLAEAS; encoded by the coding sequence ATGATCGCGGTCTCCGACGTCAACAAGCACTACGGCGACTTCCACGCGCTCCACGATGTCTCGATCGACATCGCGCCCGGCAAGCTGACCGCGCTCCTCGGCCCGTCGGGCTCGGGCAAGTCGACGCTGCTGCGCGTGATCGCGGGGCTCGAGGTCCCGGACTCCGGCCGCGTGATCATCGAGGACCAGGACGTCACCAACGTCCCGCCGCAGCGGCGCGACATCGGCTTCGTGTTCCAGCACTACGCGGCGTTCAAGCACATGACGGTGCGCGACAACGTCGCGTTCGGGCTGAAGGTGCGCAAGCGCCCCAAGAACGAGATCACCGCCAAGGTCGACGAGCTGCTCGGCATCGTCGGGCTGGCCGGCTACCAGGAGCGCTACCCGTCGCAGCTGTCCGGCGGCCAGCGCCAGCGCATGGCGCTGGCCCGCGCGCTGGCGATCGAGCCCAAGGTGTTGTTGTTGGACGAGCCGTTCGGCGCGCTGGACGCCAAGGTCCGCGCCGAGCTGCGCGCGTGGCTGCGCCGGCTGCACGAGGAGGTCGACGTCACGACGGTCCTGGTCACGCACGACCAGGAGGAGGCGATGGAGCTCGCCGACCGCATCGTCGTGCTCAACGACGGCCGCATCCAGCAGGTCGGCGCGCCGCGCGAGGTGTATGACAACCCGGCCAACGAGTTCGTCATGGGCTTCCTCGGCCCGGTGGCGAGGCTCGGCGGCGGCCTCGTCCGGCCCCACGACCTCGTGCTCAAGCCCGACCCCGAGTCCGGCGCGATCGAGGCGCAGGTCACCCGCGTCGTGCACCTCGGCTTCGAGGTCCGCGTCGAGCTGGAGCTGGCCGGCGACGGCGCGGTCGCCGCGCAGCTGACCCGCAGCGAGGCCGAGCAGCTCGAGCTCGCCGAGGGCGACATCGTCTACGTCCGCCCCGACACCCACGCAGAGCTGACGCTGGCCGAGGCCAGCTAG
- a CDS encoding RrF2 family transcriptional regulator: MRISAKADYAVRAAIELAVAGNERPTKGDAVAQAQGIPLKFLENILADMRHAGLVTSRRGAEGGYWLARPAEEITVADIIRAVEGPLATVRGGRPEDVDYSGTAEPLQKVWIGVRAALRSVVEQVTLADLAANKLPKGVEALVKDPEAWMTRR, from the coding sequence GTGCGCATCTCCGCGAAAGCCGACTACGCCGTGCGGGCCGCGATCGAGCTGGCCGTCGCCGGCAACGAGCGACCGACGAAGGGCGACGCGGTCGCGCAGGCCCAGGGGATCCCGCTGAAGTTCCTGGAGAACATCCTCGCCGACATGCGCCACGCCGGGCTCGTGACGTCGCGCCGCGGCGCCGAGGGCGGCTACTGGCTCGCCCGGCCGGCCGAGGAGATCACGGTCGCCGACATCATCCGCGCCGTCGAGGGCCCGCTGGCGACCGTCCGCGGCGGCCGCCCCGAGGACGTCGACTACTCCGGCACCGCCGAGCCGCTGCAGAAGGTCTGGATCGGCGTCCGCGCCGCGCTGCGCAGCGTCGTCGAGCAGGTCACGCTCGCCGACCTCGCCGCGAACAAGCTGCCCAAGGGTGTCGAGGCCCTGGTCAAGGACCCCGAGGCCTGGATGACCCGCCGCTAG
- a CDS encoding CocE/NonD family hydrolase, translating into MRRAHVVLAALCLALLVPGVANATSYTLGSDGETAEAYNYHAAVRERVYIPQLGVDTDGNGVTDDVAIEIMRPAGSGPARQVPAIIDPSPYYASLCRGNEGQCIGDTDANGVNDRWPLFLDNYFVPRGYAVIYAEALGTANGTGCVMHGGPTDINAMKSVVDWLNGRVAGFTGPNSTGGAVTATWHDGSSAMIGKSYDGTLAEGVAATGVSGLKTIVPESAIDDWYGYSRMGGIRFNTHYPRTLSSAVTDAADRAACAGPWATLDADDGDATGDRNAFWDARDYLTNVSNVTASVLATHGLQDDNVRLDQLASWWAGLKLAGVPRKLWLLRAGHADPFDVRRAAWVDTLHKWFDHWLYGIPNDVMDQPRVDLENADESWSTLSDWPDPGVGRVDLHLRSGAASTDAGTVALTSGGTLDTLSWLDAPSQSETTMMNTPGGSQASRRVFLSAPLKRDLRISGTPLVDLKASLDQTQTNLGALLVDYGGTTPSTQVTRNGEGLSNTTTRTCWGQDDTAQTGDFSACYLEVTQPRTTVAPGAPWRVTKGILDSSNRTSLSGPALATIGVETEFPIILVPQDHVFAAGHQIGVILVGDDTGFPSIRGTGPATNITMNAKTTTVALPVVGGAAAAAASGGFDTTSPVFTVPGDQTLTAPAGATGAVATWTLPAATDDQDPSPVVACDPASGSAFPVGTTTVTCTATDASGNAASGTFAVVVDATPAPAPSQQQPPPPASDGGQQVGGVTTPVPAPGGVPATRPQAPAATATLDTVPVGLTRLTLSGRTHGRVVLRFTLSRAAVVTVSVKRHGARRATKTIRKSLARGARSVTVTGLRRGRYDVTITTRPQAGSGPARTVRKSVGVA; encoded by the coding sequence ATGCGTCGCGCGCACGTCGTCCTGGCCGCCCTCTGCCTCGCCCTGCTCGTGCCGGGCGTGGCGAACGCGACGTCCTACACCCTCGGGTCGGACGGCGAGACCGCCGAGGCCTACAACTACCACGCGGCGGTCCGCGAGCGGGTCTACATCCCGCAGCTGGGCGTCGACACCGACGGCAACGGCGTCACCGACGACGTGGCGATCGAGATCATGCGCCCGGCCGGCTCCGGGCCGGCGAGGCAGGTCCCGGCGATCATCGACCCGAGCCCGTACTACGCGTCGCTGTGCCGCGGCAACGAAGGCCAGTGCATCGGGGACACCGACGCCAACGGCGTCAACGACAGGTGGCCGCTGTTCCTGGACAACTACTTCGTCCCGCGCGGGTACGCGGTGATCTACGCCGAGGCGCTGGGCACGGCGAACGGGACCGGCTGCGTGATGCACGGCGGGCCCACCGACATCAACGCCATGAAGTCGGTCGTCGACTGGCTCAACGGGCGCGTCGCAGGCTTCACGGGACCCAACAGCACCGGCGGCGCGGTCACCGCGACCTGGCACGACGGCAGCTCGGCGATGATCGGCAAGTCCTACGACGGCACGCTGGCCGAGGGCGTCGCGGCGACCGGCGTGTCCGGACTGAAGACGATCGTCCCGGAGTCGGCGATCGACGACTGGTACGGCTACTCGCGCATGGGCGGGATCCGGTTCAACACGCACTACCCGAGGACGCTGTCGTCGGCGGTGACCGACGCCGCCGACCGCGCCGCGTGCGCCGGGCCGTGGGCCACGCTGGACGCCGACGACGGCGACGCGACCGGCGACCGCAACGCGTTCTGGGACGCCCGCGACTACCTCACCAACGTCTCGAACGTGACGGCGTCGGTCCTCGCCACCCACGGGCTGCAGGACGACAACGTGCGCCTGGACCAGCTCGCGTCGTGGTGGGCGGGGCTGAAGCTGGCCGGCGTGCCGCGCAAGCTGTGGCTGCTGCGCGCGGGCCACGCGGACCCGTTCGACGTCCGCCGCGCGGCCTGGGTCGACACGCTGCACAAGTGGTTCGACCACTGGCTCTACGGGATCCCCAACGACGTGATGGACCAGCCGCGCGTCGACCTCGAGAACGCCGACGAGTCGTGGAGCACGCTCAGCGACTGGCCCGACCCGGGCGTCGGGCGCGTGGACCTGCACCTGCGCAGCGGCGCGGCGAGCACCGACGCCGGGACCGTCGCGCTGACCTCCGGCGGCACGCTCGACACGCTGTCCTGGCTCGACGCGCCCAGCCAGAGCGAGACGACGATGATGAACACGCCGGGCGGCTCGCAGGCGTCGCGGCGCGTGTTCCTGTCGGCGCCGCTCAAGCGCGACCTCCGGATCTCCGGCACGCCGCTGGTCGACCTGAAGGCCTCGCTCGACCAGACGCAGACGAACCTCGGCGCGTTGTTGGTGGACTACGGCGGGACCACGCCGAGCACCCAGGTCACGCGCAACGGCGAGGGGTTGAGCAACACGACGACGAGGACCTGCTGGGGCCAGGACGACACGGCCCAGACCGGCGACTTCAGCGCCTGCTACCTCGAGGTCACGCAGCCGCGGACGACCGTCGCCCCGGGCGCGCCGTGGCGCGTGACCAAGGGGATCCTGGACTCGTCGAACCGCACGTCGCTGTCGGGCCCGGCGCTGGCCACCATCGGCGTCGAGACCGAGTTCCCGATCATCCTGGTCCCGCAGGACCACGTGTTCGCCGCGGGCCACCAGATCGGCGTGATCCTGGTCGGCGACGACACGGGCTTCCCGTCGATCCGGGGCACCGGGCCGGCGACGAACATCACGATGAACGCCAAGACCACCACGGTCGCGCTGCCCGTCGTTGGCGGCGCGGCGGCGGCCGCGGCGTCGGGTGGCTTCGACACGACGTCGCCGGTCTTCACGGTGCCCGGCGACCAGACGCTGACGGCGCCGGCGGGCGCGACCGGCGCGGTCGCGACGTGGACGCTGCCGGCCGCGACCGACGACCAGGACCCGAGCCCGGTGGTCGCGTGCGACCCGGCGTCCGGGTCGGCGTTCCCGGTCGGCACGACGACCGTGACGTGCACGGCGACCGACGCGTCGGGCAACGCGGCGAGCGGGACGTTCGCGGTCGTGGTCGACGCCACGCCGGCCCCCGCGCCGTCGCAGCAGCAGCCGCCGCCACCCGCGAGCGACGGCGGTCAGCAGGTCGGCGGCGTGACGACGCCGGTCCCCGCGCCCGGCGGCGTGCCCGCGACCAGGCCCCAGGCCCCGGCCGCCACCGCGACGCTCGACACGGTCCCGGTCGGGCTGACCAGGCTCACGCTCTCCGGCCGGACGCACGGCCGCGTGGTGCTGCGGTTCACGCTCTCGCGCGCGGCGGTCGTCACGGTCAGCGTCAAGCGTCACGGCGCCCGCAGGGCGACCAAGACCATCAGGAAGTCGCTGGCCAGGGGTGCGCGCTCGGTCACGGTGACCGGCCTGAGGCGCGGCCGCTACGACGTCACGATCACGACCAGGCCGCAGGCCGGCAGCGGGCCGGCGCGCACGGTGCGCAAGAGCGTCGGGGTCGCCTGA